A section of the Pseudanabaena mucicola str. Chao 1806 genome encodes:
- a CDS encoding GTP pyrophosphokinase: MQNLAANLKITIHPVDEKLLALAIMIATKAHDGQFDKAGKPYILHPLAVMAQMDTLESKIVAVLHDAIEDSDLKITDLVQQGFPDFIIKAIAAITKLVGEPYEDYILRVKSNPIAYKVKIADVTHNMDLSRIANPTEKDFQRLEKYQNVLQELQQE; this comes from the coding sequence ATGCAAAACCTTGCAGCAAATTTAAAAATTACAATTCATCCAGTAGATGAAAAATTGCTTGCTTTAGCGATCATGATCGCTACCAAAGCCCATGATGGTCAATTTGATAAAGCAGGTAAGCCCTATATTTTGCATCCTTTAGCGGTGATGGCGCAGATGGACACACTCGAAAGTAAGATTGTGGCGGTTCTACACGATGCGATCGAGGATTCTGATCTGAAGATTACAGACTTGGTACAACAAGGATTTCCTGACTTTATCATTAAAGCGATCGCTGCAATTACTAAGTTAGTTGGGGAGCCTTATGAAGATTATATTTTGCGGGTAAAGTCTAATCCGATCGCCTATAAAGTCAAGATTGCGGATGTAACTCACAATATGGATCTCAGTCGGATTGCCAATCCCACAGAAAAGGATTTTCAGCGTTTAGAGAAATATCAAAATGTTCTCCAAGAGTTACAACAAGAGTGA
- the fba gene encoding class II fructose-bisphosphate aldolase (catalyzes the reversible aldol condensation of dihydroxyacetonephosphate and glyceraldehyde 3-phosphate in the Calvin cycle, glycolysis, and/or gluconeogenesis), producing the protein MALVPMRLLLDHAAENGYGIPAFNVNNMEQIQAIMQAANETNSPVILQASRGARNYAGENFLRHLILAATETYPHLPIVMHQDHGNAPSTCYSAIQNGFTSVMMDGSLEADAKTPASYEYNVAVTSEVVKVAHAFGASVEGELGCLGSLETGKGEAEDGHGFEGALDHSQLLTDPDEAADFVERTQVDALAVAIGTSHGAYKFTRKPTGEILAISRIEEIHNRLPNTHLVMHGSSSVPEDLLAMINEYGGAIPETYGVPVEEIQKGIKSGVRKVNIDTDCRLAITAAVREAMSKNPKEFDPRHFLKPSIKYMQKVCADRYVQFEAAGQASKIKQVSIYDFVPKYATGELKQVSRQAVKA; encoded by the coding sequence ATGGCTTTAGTACCAATGCGCCTGCTGCTCGATCATGCGGCTGAAAATGGATATGGTATCCCTGCATTTAACGTCAACAACATGGAGCAGATTCAAGCGATCATGCAGGCTGCGAATGAAACCAACAGCCCTGTAATCCTACAAGCTTCTCGTGGTGCGCGTAATTACGCGGGTGAAAATTTCCTACGTCACTTAATTTTGGCTGCTACCGAAACTTATCCTCATCTCCCTATCGTGATGCACCAAGATCACGGTAATGCACCTTCGACTTGCTACTCAGCAATTCAAAACGGCTTTACCAGTGTCATGATGGATGGCTCTTTGGAAGCTGATGCTAAGACTCCTGCAAGCTATGAGTACAACGTAGCTGTTACTTCGGAAGTGGTCAAAGTTGCCCATGCATTTGGCGCAAGCGTCGAAGGTGAATTAGGTTGCTTAGGTTCTCTCGAAACTGGTAAGGGCGAAGCTGAAGATGGACATGGTTTTGAAGGTGCTTTAGATCATTCCCAGCTTTTAACTGATCCTGATGAAGCTGCTGACTTCGTTGAACGTACTCAAGTTGACGCTTTGGCTGTAGCGATCGGTACTAGCCACGGTGCTTATAAGTTTACTCGCAAGCCTACTGGCGAAATCTTGGCTATTAGCCGCATTGAAGAAATTCATAACCGTCTACCTAATACTCACCTTGTCATGCATGGTTCTTCTTCAGTTCCTGAAGATTTACTTGCCATGATCAATGAGTATGGTGGTGCAATTCCTGAAACCTATGGTGTACCTGTTGAAGAAATTCAAAAGGGCATCAAGAGTGGTGTACGCAAGGTTAATATTGACACCGATTGTCGTCTTGCGATCACTGCTGCAGTGCGTGAAGCGATGTCGAAGAATCCTAAGGAGTTTGATCCTCGTCACTTCTTGAAGCCATCGATCAAGTACATGCAAAAAGTATGTGCTGATCGCTATGTTCAGTTTGAAGCTGCTGGTCAAGCTAGCAAGATCAAGCAAGTTAGCATTTATGACTTCGTTCCTAAGTATGCTACTGGCGAATTGAAGCAAGTTAGCCGTCAAGCTGTTAAGGCTTAG